Part of the Ictalurus punctatus breed USDA103 chromosome 9, Coco_2.0, whole genome shotgun sequence genome is shown below.
CGCATACTTCTTGTATTTTTAAGGGTAAGCTACAGAAGTCAGGAAGCATCTGCTTAAACTCTAAACGATGTGGTTCATTTACTAGCCTGCTGtagtggtttgggacacagcccgaGTAAAGGACTTCCCAGTGTGATTTTTTGTTACTCTGTTTCTTAGGAAACGGACTTGTAAAGCGCGCGAGGACTCGGAGGTAGTCACCGAACCACCAAGCAAGCAACCACACCAAAAAGATGAATTAATTGCATTTAAACCGCAGCTCCTCGCTCCTCGTTGCAAGCTAATGCACGAGTAAGTGGAAACTTGCCGAAATGACTGCTTACAAGTCACGTGGTTGTCCCAATGCCCAGCAAACAGAGCTCAACCAAACAGAGTCCTGCTCTGAAGCAGCAGCTACTCTCTTCAGTGCCTGGACACCTATAACAAAGAAACCTTCCAACCAGCAGGTAAGTTCAATGAGAatgaatagtaataataatgtagcTGGATGTTAGAGTTAAGATGGTGTATATGACAGGAAAGTGCACAGCTTTTTCAGGAGAGAACGACTCTAATTCTTCACTGGTTTGACCTTTGGACGGATGGGCAGAGGAAACACTTGCTTCAGCTGTTGTTAAGAAGATGTTCCAAATCCCAGCTCAAGTAAATCAGTCCAGACTTCTTACGTGTAAGCTATGCTAGAaggacaaaagtatgtgaacatcttACCAGCACACCTTGTATAATatatccctgctggaaaaaaaacaaagaaacagtagaaaccatcacagaaattcttatggtttccactacaaataccattacaaacaatcagctaaccattaaaacgaTTACCATTGCAGGTCCTTactggtatccactagacacaacatgccaccaatagaaggctaGAAATTACCAGTAGGGACACAagggaccattagagtttccattaaaaccaatacaattcccattaaaatcattacaaattctataagggtttctgtttgttttttttcagcaggtatGTGAGCCTTCTGCAAAGCTGGAAAtgcacaattgtctagaatgtctttggaTGTTGtcgcattacagtttccatttaCTAGAGCTAAAGGGGCCGAGCTCAATcctgctccagcatgacaatgcccctgtgtacaaagtgagctctttggagtggaagaactcgagtggcctgcacagagctctgatTTCTGATTGAATTGAAACGCTGATCGCATGCCAGTCCTTCTCATCTGACATCAGTGAACGAGTATTTTGTTCTCTGAATGGACACAACTCACCACAGCCATGTTCCTAAatgtagtggaaagccttcccagaagagtgaaggcTGTTATAGACTTTATAGAAAGGGGGGGACCAACTCCATAATAATGACCTGGAATGGGATATCAAATAAGcgtatatgggtgtgatggtcaggggttcatattcttttgaccatatagtgtatgtaattTGCTTCTATGGTGACACTAAATACCAAACATTcacatctctcttttttttttttaacctcagaTCCATCAGTGACTACTTTATTAAAGTTGCTCCCATTACAAGACTGGACTTTACCACTGTGCTGCCTCGGGTACTCTCCTTGTACATCCTGTCTTTCCTGAGCCCTATGGACTTGTGTGCTGCAGCTCAGGTCTCCTGGTACTGGAGGTTCCTATCAGAGCAGGTGACTAACTATTATATGTTGCTTtctaaaacactttaaagtttcAGTAGATATATTTTTGAGTCTGGGATAAGATATCCTGGCAGTAATAGTCATTTATAGTCAGAGCTCTTGAGGTAGGATTTGCTGGGGGTTTCCAGATAATTAAGTCATATTTCACAACAGATGCATCTTATTCTATCATCAAGCCCAAACCTTTGGTATAAACAGTGATCTGGAAGAAGCCAGTGATTAATAGAGAAGGCTATACATAAGGGTACCCTAAAACTCACTCTTATCCCGTGCAATGTCTACTGCAAGCCTgcaatgcagcagtgctttataTGTGCCTCTAATTATATAAGTGATCCAAAACCATGATTTCAAATAAAGGGATACAAATGGCTTAAATATGAGTTCTCttactgtattaaaaaaaaaaaagccattatCAAATGTCACGCCGAAGACCAGTATGGTACCACTGCAATTTCCTCTGTACTATTCCTCAGGATTGCCTGTGGGCTCCAAAGTGTATTCGCCAGGGTTGGTTCCTCACCTATGGAACATCCGACAATGAATATGGTGCCTGGAAGAAACACTATGTTGCCTGTGCTTGCAACCTGGATTTTTTGTCCCCACGGGAAGCAGCGGACCTCTATGGTACCCTGAACGAAACTTTGCCTGAAgcagaagaggaggaagagaaacgAACAGAATGTCTAATCAGGCGAACCATCCGCGAGAAGATAGTGGAGCATAAAAGTGAGCTGAAGGCACTTCATATAGTAATAACTTTATACTGAAAGGTAGTACACAGAAAGCACTGTTTTTTGAGCAACGTGCATCATTGATGTCTGTGTGCATAATGATTGTATATATTAAGTAAATTCAAAAGACTAGTTGGTGTTGGTTGCAAACCAAAGCCTTTCCCAACAGAAGCTGATTTGAAGAGCAGGAGGGCATGGTTAACCAACTCAAAAGGAACATATGCAAGCAGTATCAGACAGAAATCCAGCCTGCTGCCTCTGAGTCGGTCTACCACTCTTGTCCAAATAGGGGTAAGATACCACAAGCATATACGACTATACCAAGATCTCACAACCATTTTCATGATCCATGCAGGTGAATGCATTcgatatgtttatttttaaggaTAAGTGCCGATTAGAGAACTTGTTCAGCACGAAGCAGCAGAGACTTCAGCTAAATTCAACCATCGAGACATCATGTGCTACCAGCTCAATGAAAACTTTAGCAATGAGGTCAGTAACAGCATCAGCTCACCCACAAGTCACATTTACATAGTTTTGTATACTATTTTTAAACTATAGTAGCCATTTTATACTATTGTAAGAACAGATCTCTGGAAATGAGTCTTTGGTTAGTGAAATTAAATGATCACAATAGGCTCAGTGCAGGTGTTTTCTTGCAGTTCACACTTAAAGTCATTCATCAGCTCCATCAATCATCCTCCACCCCACCTGCTACTTCTGTCATCCAGACTTCCTGCTTATGAGGTAAAAACAGTGCATGCCTTATACAGGAACTTTGAATACCATACACTGGCACAGTGGGGCAGAGGGTAGCATTACTGTCTCATagtagctccagggtccctggttcaatcctgagcatGGGTTACTGCTCATGTGGAGTTTTGCAGGTTCTTCATGTGTCCTCTGGGTTGTCTGTTTTACCCCCACCTCCCAAACTCATGCcaataggtggattggctatgctaaattaaTTGCCTCTTATGTGTGAAAGTGTGCATGCACAGTGCCCTAAGTTACATTCAGGTTGTATTCGCACCTCATGCCTAGTTCTCCTGGGATagtctctggatccaccacgaccctgagcaggataaaacTGTTACtcatgatgaatgaataaatagatgaaTATATTAATATGGTCCTCTATAAAACAGTGACTTtctcttatttctttttcagatgGTGCTATGTGGAGCTCTGGTCAATGTGGTGCCATTGTTGTATGACTACAGTGGAATGACTTTAGAGGCTCTTCTCTGTCTAGTTGAGAAAGCTATGAAGGGCAGAGTGATGCAGAGTATTGGCATCATAGCTGAGGGAAACACTGAAGAGATTCAGCTTGTAGAAGGTGATATATGTGTAGTTCTAATGGATAAGAGTTACGATGTATAATTTGTTGTGCAAATCCAGAATACAGGTTTGGCGACTGTGGTGGTTCACCTGCCAGACTGGTCCATCCTGACATACGTGCTGTTCCACTGGCTGAATTCATCCTACATAAATACTTTAACTACACAGAGGTCATATGGCTCTCACACTTACATGCCAGACTCaatgtaatgaatataaaatgtaatcatAATAGTATGCAGTTGCATTTGCTTGCTATTAAATAGCTGAAGGGCTGTCTTGGGAGTATATTAGCTAGCATACTGTGATTAGttagttatactgtatataaagcaTTAAATACATGTAATACTAACATTAAATAGCTTTATCAattaatcattatatatatatatatatatatatatatatatatatatatatatatatatatatatatatataaataatattatattatatttttttaattcttggTTCAGAGAGTGAAACACTATGCTGGAGCTAGCTTATTGTGGGATAGACGATAAGCTAGCAAGCTCTACACCAAAATTGATTGGGTGCTTAGAGATCCTTTCGTAACTATGACAGTGGCAGGGAACCTCTCTGTAATGGGGGACACTACGGCCACCGCACAGGCACATGCCAAAAATAGTAAGTCAAGAAAGGCATGATGCAGGTAATCAAGTAGCTAAAGAAGCTCAAAGGAAACAGGTTTGAGATCACAGACTTGTAACACATAGAAGTATTTGCTGTaggtataaataataaatacagatgAATACTAAAGAGACAAATAATGCCTTTAATAATATAGGAGAGCTGGAGTAGGAGGAAGCAGGAAGTGGACTGGGAAGCCTATGTGACAACAATGTTAGCTGCAGGATCAATATGAGCTATTATCATACTGTATACATGTAAGCTGAACAAGTAATGACGTTCTCATATTACAGTCGTTTCACCTTGCACTTGTCCTTTACCTTTACTGACATTTTCCTCTTGACTTTCTGCACAGTATTGTTGTGGATTTGTAGTTGTATAGTTAATTGTTTAACTAACAATTAACCGAGAATAAACTGGATTTATATTTTCATCATTTCTCACAGGCATGAGAATCACAGAGAAGAGCATCTTAAATCCCGACGTGAGGGCGTTTTGGGAAAAGCTCTGTGGCTGGGTGGTACCTGCGTCAGAAGCAGGGTCTCTCAACATTTTTGTGCCTCTGGCTGCTTCTGGTCAGTCTTTAATGCAGATTTCTGGCAGTGTTTTGCAAACCCCATGCACAGTGTAGTGTTTGCCATAAATTGTAGAATATTCACTGAAAATGGCTCTTTTCAGTTGCAGGAATGGCACTAATAAACAAATTGTCCATTCTGACTGGTTTGAGCGTCAGGGCACCCACAGGAATCTGCACCGGCTCCTACCAGCACAGTGAGTAACAACCTGAAACAAGCCGAGGACCatgtaaagctgcttcaacaCAACAAATCTTTCCTGTTTCATTTATAATCCCACTGTCCGGCTCCACAAAGAAGAAGATGCGTTcccttttgaatctggttcctctaaaGGTCCTTCCTCATGTCATGTCAGGGAGCTTTTCCTTTTCCACCGTTGCTCCTGTCTTGTTCAATAGAGATCGAAATCTgcatccggatttctgtaattCTGCATTGTGAGGATGTCTAATGTTAAAAGTGGAACTGAGTGgaataataattcattagtGTATATTGAATCCTTATGAATTAGTTAaacatgttttatgtttaaaggACTTTAAAATACAGGCTTAAAATCTTTTTCATATCTGTGCCAGTTCTGAGTGAGTGGTTAGGGAATGGTGACTTCCCTCCACTGGTGTACTTGAATGAAGGACCCTTGGTTTCATGGTGCAGGCAGTCAGAATGGATAGAGCAGTCACTGCAGGTCCTAAGGAAACAACTAGAACCGCAACTGCGGCTCCTGAGTCATGAGACGAGAGGCCGCACGCTTGGTAAGTCAAGATGAATGCGATCTGCAAGGGCTGAATAAGGGGTTAACCCCTAATTAAACCACGAGGAACAACCTGCTGAGCATCAGTACAGTGTTTCATTCATATTCCCATAGCTAATCTCATTAAATGACTTTGTAAAGCATATTTATTAATGGTTTATCAATGTTTTGGTCCGACAGGTCTGTTCCTTTGGGATCACATAAACTTGCCTTTTGTAAAGCTTAAATCAGAAGTTATGCAAGTTGTAATTGAGGGTCTTGTGGCACTTATGAAAGAAACAACAGTAAGTAAAGAGACTGTACCGTATACAGAGTATATTTTCAATTCTCAGTTGacttatgaacattttaacgTCTTTATGAAGCATTTATCTGAtgtgctgtttattattattttgtagaATAATCCACTGGAGTTCCTGGGGAAATTCCTACTGAGGAAATGTGTGGATGGCACTGTGAAAAAATCTGAGATTTTAACCGAGAGCGCATCTTACAAC
Proteins encoded:
- the LOC108270404 gene encoding epithelial cell-transforming sequence 2 oncogene-like isoform X1 translates to MTAYKSRGCPNAQQTELNQTESCSEAAATLFSAWTPITKKPSNQQESAQLFQERTTLILHWFDLWTDGQRKHLLQLLLRRCSKSQLKSISDYFIKVAPITRLDFTTVLPRVLSLYILSFLSPMDLCAAAQVSWYWRFLSEQDCLWAPKCIRQGWFLTYGTSDNEYGAWKKHYVACACNLDFLSPREAADLYGTLNETLPEAEEEEEKRTECLIRRTIREKIVEHKKADLKSRRAWLTNSKGTYASSIRQKSSLLPLSRSTTLVQIGDKCRLENLFSTKQQRLQLNSTIETSCATSSMKTLAMSSHLKSFISSINHPPPHLLLLSSRLPAYEMVLCGALVNVVPLLYDYSGMTLEALLCLVEKAMKGRVMQSIGIIAEGNTEEIQLVEGMRITEKSILNPDVRAFWEKLCGWVVPASEAGSLNIFVPLAASVAGMALINKLSILTGLSVRAPTGICTGSYQHILSEWLGNGDFPPLVYLNEGPLVSWCRQSEWIEQSLQVLRKQLEPQLRLLSHETRGRTLGLFLWDHINLPFVKLKSEVMQVVIEGLVALMKETTNNPLEFLGKFLLRKCVDGTVKKSEILTESASYNSNHKVAKSLLGEADRRSGAFMELLNSEKAYVRLLQAIHSVFYIPLRAALDSNRAIISSANLVMLFNPMLDILEANKVFLQDLTERSEEWSPLQCVGDVFVRFCAKLRAYTNFFNNYHTAIRTIDKCKEMLPVFRAFIKRHNKTLATRMLSLQELFLSPSTRVEEYVILLQTLMLHTPPEHADHTHMSSALNTLWNYRNFIHKLKKSLNQEEKMLEVQKIIQSCPNLQEGGRYLITVQDVALLSCLNEDIAPSLRMYECVKELGLFLFNDVVVLTEKRETHVPFSLAVNTSHTFLASVSLHSLNVSDIADTKYMQNSFLLESPNRQWMCATDREEDKIRWLCALSSAINAAKHN
- the LOC108270404 gene encoding epithelial cell-transforming sequence 2 oncogene-like isoform X2, whose protein sequence is MTAYKSRGCPNAQQTELNQTESCSEAAATLFSAWTPITKKPSNQQLFQERTTLILHWFDLWTDGQRKHLLQLLLRRCSKSQLKSISDYFIKVAPITRLDFTTVLPRVLSLYILSFLSPMDLCAAAQVSWYWRFLSEQDCLWAPKCIRQGWFLTYGTSDNEYGAWKKHYVACACNLDFLSPREAADLYGTLNETLPEAEEEEEKRTECLIRRTIREKIVEHKKADLKSRRAWLTNSKGTYASSIRQKSSLLPLSRSTTLVQIGDKCRLENLFSTKQQRLQLNSTIETSCATSSMKTLAMSSHLKSFISSINHPPPHLLLLSSRLPAYEMVLCGALVNVVPLLYDYSGMTLEALLCLVEKAMKGRVMQSIGIIAEGNTEEIQLVEGMRITEKSILNPDVRAFWEKLCGWVVPASEAGSLNIFVPLAASVAGMALINKLSILTGLSVRAPTGICTGSYQHILSEWLGNGDFPPLVYLNEGPLVSWCRQSEWIEQSLQVLRKQLEPQLRLLSHETRGRTLGLFLWDHINLPFVKLKSEVMQVVIEGLVALMKETTNNPLEFLGKFLLRKCVDGTVKKSEILTESASYNSNHKVAKSLLGEADRRSGAFMELLNSEKAYVRLLQAIHSVFYIPLRAALDSNRAIISSANLVMLFNPMLDILEANKVFLQDLTERSEEWSPLQCVGDVFVRFCAKLRAYTNFFNNYHTAIRTIDKCKEMLPVFRAFIKRHNKTLATRMLSLQELFLSPSTRVEEYVILLQTLMLHTPPEHADHTHMSSALNTLWNYRNFIHKLKKSLNQEEKMLEVQKIIQSCPNLQEGGRYLITVQDVALLSCLNEDIAPSLRMYECVKELGLFLFNDVVVLTEKRETHVPFSLAVNTSHTFLASVSLHSLNVSDIADTKYMQNSFLLESPNRQWMCATDREEDKIRWLCALSSAINAAKHN
- the LOC108270404 gene encoding epithelial cell-transforming sequence 2 oncogene-like isoform X3, producing MTAYKSRGCPNAQQTELNQTESCSEAAATLFSAWTPITKKPSNQQESAQLFQERTTLILHWFDLWTDGQRKHLLQLLLRRCSKSQLKSISDYFIKVAPITRLDFTTVLPRVLSLYILSFLSPMDLCAAAQVSWYWRFLSEQDCLWAPKCIRQGWFLTYGTSDNEYGAWKKHYVACACNLDFLSPREAADLYGTLNETLPEAEEEEEKRTECLIRRTIREKIVEHKKADLKSRRAWLTNSKGTYASSIRQKSSLLPLSRSTTLVQIGDKCRLENLFSTKQQRLQLNSTIETSCATSSMKTLAMSSHLKSFISSINHPPPHLLLLSSRLPAYEMVLCGALVNVVPLLYDYSGMTLEALLCLVEKAMKGRVMQSIGIIAEGNTEEIQLVEGMRITEKSILNPDVRAFWEKLCGWVVPASEAGSLNIFVPLAASVAGMALINKLSILTGLSVRAPTGICTGSYQHILSEWLGNGDFPPLVYLNEGPLVSWCRQSEWIEQSLQVLRKQLEPQLRLLSHETRGRTLGLFLWDHINLPFVKLKSEVMQVVIEGLVALMKETTNNPLEFLGKFLLRKCVDGTVKKSEILTESASYNSNHKVAKSLLGEADRRSGAFMELLNSEKAYVRLLQAIHSVFYIPLRAALDSNRAIISSANLVMLFNPMLDILEANKVFLQDLTERSEEWSPLQCVGDVFVRFCAKLRAYTNFFNNYHTAIRTIDKCKEMLPVFRAFIKRHNKTLATRMLSLQELFLSPSTRVEEYVILLQTLMLHTPPEHADHTHMSSALNTLWNYRNFIHKLKKSLNQEEKMLEVQKIIQSCPNLQEGGRYLITVQDVALLSCLNEDIAPSLRYNCQLPYTDQDVRVC